One Megachile rotundata isolate GNS110a chromosome 5, iyMegRotu1, whole genome shotgun sequence genomic region harbors:
- the LOC100875646 gene encoding uncharacterized protein LOC100875646 isoform X3 has translation MSAPPKYYGKRRSIVRRIGSMLPLKPPPKVYVSVTPLHSMTSSMINEETSSDHVDTNGYGPARPDLLEPISFGSEIRLLALEQELQELREQVSAIVKNNKESRYTSTASLANGTNNDIPQLQQPLPEPPPPPPLPPPTPHIARRASLQDHKVDERKKFSFTSQASMTDVLKDIDNVKLRPIAKSPGGGPLRIKRDNSPCNDLQEILRRRYVAMSSADSRNSSVNLTTDDSFRSDA, from the exons ATGAGTGCACCTCCAAAATATTATGGGAAAAGAAGGAGTATTGTTCGTAGGATTGGTTCAATGTTACCTTTGAAACCACCACCAAAGGTATATGTTAGTGTTACACCTTTACATTCAATGACAAGTTCTATGATTAATGAAGAAACTAGCAGTGACCATGTAGACACAAATGGATATGGACCTGCAAG ACCAGATTTATTGGAACCAATTAGTTTCGGGTCTGAAATTAGATTACTCGCATTAGAGCAAGAACTTCAAGAACTTAGGGAACAAGTTTCTgcaatagtaaaaaataataaagaatctcgat ATACCTCCACTGCTTCTTTAGCAAATGGAACGAATAATGATATACCACAGTTACAACAGCCGCTCCCAGAACCGCCACCACCTCCTCCGCTACCACCACCAACACCACATATTGCAAGAAGAGCAAGTTTGCAAGATCATAAAGTGGATGAACGTAAAAAGTTTTCATTTACATCTCAAGCATCCATGACCGATGTATTGAAAGATATTGATAATGTCAAATTAAGGCCAATTGCTAA GTCTCCTGGAGGAGGGCCTCTTCGTATAAAACGTGACAACAGTCCATGTAACGATTTACAAGAAATACTTAGAAGACGTTATGTTGCAATGAGTTCAGCTGATAGTAGGAATTCTTCAGTAAATTTAACAACGGATGACTCTTTCAGAAGTGATGCGTGA
- the LOC100875646 gene encoding uncharacterized protein LOC100875646 isoform X2, giving the protein MSAPPKYYGKRRSIVRRIGSMLPLKPPPKVYVSVTPLHSMTSSMINEETSSDHVDTNGYGPARLSNIRPDLLEPISFGSEIRLLALEQELQELREQVSAIVKNNKESRYTSTASLANGTNNDIPQLQQPLPEPPPPPPLPPPTPHIARRASLQDHKVDERKKFSFTSQASMTDVLKDIDNVKLRPIAKSPGGGPLRIKRDNSPCNDLQEILRRRYVAMSSADSRNSSVNLTTDDSFRSDA; this is encoded by the exons ATGAGTGCACCTCCAAAATATTATGGGAAAAGAAGGAGTATTGTTCGTAGGATTGGTTCAATGTTACCTTTGAAACCACCACCAAAGGTATATGTTAGTGTTACACCTTTACATTCAATGACAAGTTCTATGATTAATGAAGAAACTAGCAGTGACCATGTAGACACAAATGGATATGGACCTGCAAG ACTTTCTAATATTAGACCAGATTTATTGGAACCAATTAGTTTCGGGTCTGAAATTAGATTACTCGCATTAGAGCAAGAACTTCAAGAACTTAGGGAACAAGTTTCTgcaatagtaaaaaataataaagaatctcgat ATACCTCCACTGCTTCTTTAGCAAATGGAACGAATAATGATATACCACAGTTACAACAGCCGCTCCCAGAACCGCCACCACCTCCTCCGCTACCACCACCAACACCACATATTGCAAGAAGAGCAAGTTTGCAAGATCATAAAGTGGATGAACGTAAAAAGTTTTCATTTACATCTCAAGCATCCATGACCGATGTATTGAAAGATATTGATAATGTCAAATTAAGGCCAATTGCTAA GTCTCCTGGAGGAGGGCCTCTTCGTATAAAACGTGACAACAGTCCATGTAACGATTTACAAGAAATACTTAGAAGACGTTATGTTGCAATGAGTTCAGCTGATAGTAGGAATTCTTCAGTAAATTTAACAACGGATGACTCTTTCAGAAGTGATGCGTGA
- the LOC100875646 gene encoding uncharacterized protein LOC100875646 isoform X1 — protein MSAPPKYYGKRRSIVRRIGSMLPLKPPPKVYVSVTPLHSMTSSMINEETSSDHVDTNGYGPASRLSNIRPDLLEPISFGSEIRLLALEQELQELREQVSAIVKNNKESRYTSTASLANGTNNDIPQLQQPLPEPPPPPPLPPPTPHIARRASLQDHKVDERKKFSFTSQASMTDVLKDIDNVKLRPIAKSPGGGPLRIKRDNSPCNDLQEILRRRYVAMSSADSRNSSVNLTTDDSFRSDA, from the exons ATGAGTGCACCTCCAAAATATTATGGGAAAAGAAGGAGTATTGTTCGTAGGATTGGTTCAATGTTACCTTTGAAACCACCACCAAAGGTATATGTTAGTGTTACACCTTTACATTCAATGACAAGTTCTATGATTAATGAAGAAACTAGCAGTGACCATGTAGACACAAATGGATATGGACCTGCAAG CAGACTTTCTAATATTAGACCAGATTTATTGGAACCAATTAGTTTCGGGTCTGAAATTAGATTACTCGCATTAGAGCAAGAACTTCAAGAACTTAGGGAACAAGTTTCTgcaatagtaaaaaataataaagaatctcgat ATACCTCCACTGCTTCTTTAGCAAATGGAACGAATAATGATATACCACAGTTACAACAGCCGCTCCCAGAACCGCCACCACCTCCTCCGCTACCACCACCAACACCACATATTGCAAGAAGAGCAAGTTTGCAAGATCATAAAGTGGATGAACGTAAAAAGTTTTCATTTACATCTCAAGCATCCATGACCGATGTATTGAAAGATATTGATAATGTCAAATTAAGGCCAATTGCTAA GTCTCCTGGAGGAGGGCCTCTTCGTATAAAACGTGACAACAGTCCATGTAACGATTTACAAGAAATACTTAGAAGACGTTATGTTGCAATGAGTTCAGCTGATAGTAGGAATTCTTCAGTAAATTTAACAACGGATGACTCTTTCAGAAGTGATGCGTGA